In Oncorhynchus clarkii lewisi isolate Uvic-CL-2024 chromosome 16, UVic_Ocla_1.0, whole genome shotgun sequence, one genomic interval encodes:
- the LOC139367586 gene encoding ceramide kinase-like isoform X1: MDVDPVRLESSLWVGKKRYRAALTGWHLNWTELDKKNRDKKTVSVPVSEVIGVEEGRVQVLPQRSVAEDTDREFTVFYVKRSSSGSPYGLLWRLGRTQFCCPSRDLRDQWMTQLRIALKTHSPSRPHRLLVFINPFGGKKQGRQIYHSLVAPLFELAGISSHVVVTERANQARDHILKKDLTGFDGVVCVGGDGIFSELLHGVIGRTQQEAGLSEHDPSVTLQSCDLHIGIIPAGSTDCVCFATVGVNDPVTSALHIIIGDSQPLDVCSVHHRSSLVRYSVSLVGYGFYGDVLAESERHRWMGPLRYDYSGAMVYLSNRSYAGVIQYLPADSQLSSPRDNTRCLSGCSVCSKGTERLFPHSPGASSLYSSHFSQFSSDTEGEWVSVEGRFRAVSLTCMSSSCPRSPLGLSPSAHLADGTGDLIIVRDTHPLGFLTFLHRHTSTQDQFDLPFVDVHRVKAVRFSLPTGEEEDRDEERERVNDGGMTEEGKRPSRSGSHKHLVERGEERGQKDFLCGLCCSKAPAVSVWNCDGEILPHTEISCKVHGQLVRLYARGIEDGSATPTRKCQDGHRNCKGRCVLNN, translated from the exons ATGGACGTAGATCCAGTACGGTTGGAGTCCAGTCTATGGGTCGGTAAGAAACGTTACCGGGCAGCACTTACTGGCTGGCACCTCAACTGGACTGAGCTTGATAAGAAGAACCGCGATAAGAAGACCG TTTCAGTACCAGTATCTGAGGTCATTGGTGTGGAGGAAGGGCGTGTGCAGGTTCTACCCCAGAGGTCAGTAGCtgaagacacagacagagaatTCACAG TGTTCTATGTGAAACGCAGCAGCAGCGGTAGTCCCTATGGGTTGTTATGGCGCCTGGGCAGGACCCAGTTCTGCTGTCCCAGTAGGGACCTCAGAGACCAGTGGATGACCCAGCTGAGGATTGCCCTCAAAACACACA GCCCCTCTCGCCCTCACAGGCTGTTGGTGTTCATCAACCCGTTTGGAGGAAAGAAACAAGGGAGGCAGATCTATCACTCTCTAGTGGCCCCACTGTTTGAGCTGGCAGGTATCAGCTCTCATGTTGTAG TGACAGAACGCGCCAACCAGGCGAGAGACCACATACTGAAGAAAGACCTGACTGGTTTTGATGG tgtggtgtgtgtgggcgGGGACGGAATTTTCAGTGAGCTGCTGCACGGTGTTATTGGCCGAACACAGCAGGAGGCAGGGCTATCGGAGCATGACCCCTCCGTAACGCTACAGTCATGTGATCTTCACATTGGCATCATTCCTGCAG GctctacagactgtgtgtgtttcgCCACTGTGGGAGTCAACGACCCAGTGACCTCTGCTCTGCACATTATCATTG GAGACTCTCAGCCTCTGGATGTGTGTTCTGTCCACCACCGCTCGTCTCTGGTGCGTTACTCTGTGTCTCTGGTGGGGTACGGGTTCTATGGTGATGTGCTGGCTGAGAGCGAGAGACACCGCTGGATGGGGCCTCTCAGATATGACTACTCAG GTGCTATGGTGTACCTAAGTAACAGGAGCTATGCAGGCGTAATTCAGTATCTACCAGCAGACTCCCAGCTCTCCAGCCCCAGGGACAATACACGCTGCCTCTCTGG GTGCAGTGTGTGTTCTAAAGGCACAGAGAGACTGTTCCCCCACTCTCCAGGTGCTAGTTCCCTCTACAGCTCCCACTTCAGTCAATTCAGCAGTGACACTGAGG gtgagtgggtgagtgtggAGGGCCGGTTCAGGGCTGTGTCCCTCACCTGTATGTCCAGCTCCTGTCCTCGCAGTCCCCTGGGCCTGTCCCCCTCCGCACACCTGGCCGATGGGACAGGTGACCTGATCATCGTACGGGACACACACCCCTTAGGGTTCCTTACCTTCCTACACAGACACACCAGCACACAGGACCAG TTTGACTTGCCGTTCGTGGACGTCCACCGAGTGAAGGCAGTACGCTTTTCTCTCCCTAccggagaagaggaggacagggatgaagagcgggagagagtgaatgatggagggatgacagaggaaggaaagagaccAAGCCGAAGCGGTTCCCACAAGCACCtggtagaaagaggagaggagcgagggcaGAAAGACTTCCTGTGTGGTTTGTGCTGCAGTAAGGCTCCTGCAGTGTCTGTGTGGAACTGTGACGGAGAGATACTGCCTCACACTGAGATCTCCTGCAA ggtTCATGGTCAGCTGGTGCGTCTGTATGCCCGGGGCATTGAGGACGGATCAGCCACTCCCACCAGGAAGTGCCAAGACGGACACAGGAACTGCAAAGGGAGATGTGTCCTCAACAACTGA
- the LOC139367586 gene encoding ceramide kinase-like isoform X2 gives MDVDPVRLESSLWVGKKRYRAALTGWHLNWTELDKKNRDKKTVSVPVSEVIGVEEGRVQVLPQRSVAEDTDREFTVFYVKRSSSGSPYGLLWRLGRTQFCCPSRDLRDQWMTQLRIALKTHSPSRPHRLLVFINPFGGKKQGRQIYHSLVAPLFELAGISSHVVVTERANQARDHILKKDLTGFDGVVCVGGDGIFSELLHGVIGRTQQEAGLSEHDPSVTLQSCDLHIGIIPAGSTDCVCFATVGVNDPVTSALHIIIGDSQPLDVCSVHHRSSLVRYSVSLVGYGFYGDVLAESERHRWMGPLRYDYSGAMVYLSNRSYAGVIQYLPADSQLSSPRDNTRCLSGCSVCSKGTERLFPHSPGASSLYSSHFSQFSSDTEGEWVSVEGRFRAVSLTCMSSSCPRSPLGLSPSAHLADGTGDLIIVRDTHPLGFLTFLHRHTSTQDQFDLPFVDVHRVKAVRFSLPTGEEEDRDEERERVNDGGMTEEGKRPSRSGSHKHLVERGEERGQKDFLCGLCCSKAPAVSVWNCDGEILPHTEISCK, from the exons ATGGACGTAGATCCAGTACGGTTGGAGTCCAGTCTATGGGTCGGTAAGAAACGTTACCGGGCAGCACTTACTGGCTGGCACCTCAACTGGACTGAGCTTGATAAGAAGAACCGCGATAAGAAGACCG TTTCAGTACCAGTATCTGAGGTCATTGGTGTGGAGGAAGGGCGTGTGCAGGTTCTACCCCAGAGGTCAGTAGCtgaagacacagacagagaatTCACAG TGTTCTATGTGAAACGCAGCAGCAGCGGTAGTCCCTATGGGTTGTTATGGCGCCTGGGCAGGACCCAGTTCTGCTGTCCCAGTAGGGACCTCAGAGACCAGTGGATGACCCAGCTGAGGATTGCCCTCAAAACACACA GCCCCTCTCGCCCTCACAGGCTGTTGGTGTTCATCAACCCGTTTGGAGGAAAGAAACAAGGGAGGCAGATCTATCACTCTCTAGTGGCCCCACTGTTTGAGCTGGCAGGTATCAGCTCTCATGTTGTAG TGACAGAACGCGCCAACCAGGCGAGAGACCACATACTGAAGAAAGACCTGACTGGTTTTGATGG tgtggtgtgtgtgggcgGGGACGGAATTTTCAGTGAGCTGCTGCACGGTGTTATTGGCCGAACACAGCAGGAGGCAGGGCTATCGGAGCATGACCCCTCCGTAACGCTACAGTCATGTGATCTTCACATTGGCATCATTCCTGCAG GctctacagactgtgtgtgtttcgCCACTGTGGGAGTCAACGACCCAGTGACCTCTGCTCTGCACATTATCATTG GAGACTCTCAGCCTCTGGATGTGTGTTCTGTCCACCACCGCTCGTCTCTGGTGCGTTACTCTGTGTCTCTGGTGGGGTACGGGTTCTATGGTGATGTGCTGGCTGAGAGCGAGAGACACCGCTGGATGGGGCCTCTCAGATATGACTACTCAG GTGCTATGGTGTACCTAAGTAACAGGAGCTATGCAGGCGTAATTCAGTATCTACCAGCAGACTCCCAGCTCTCCAGCCCCAGGGACAATACACGCTGCCTCTCTGG GTGCAGTGTGTGTTCTAAAGGCACAGAGAGACTGTTCCCCCACTCTCCAGGTGCTAGTTCCCTCTACAGCTCCCACTTCAGTCAATTCAGCAGTGACACTGAGG gtgagtgggtgagtgtggAGGGCCGGTTCAGGGCTGTGTCCCTCACCTGTATGTCCAGCTCCTGTCCTCGCAGTCCCCTGGGCCTGTCCCCCTCCGCACACCTGGCCGATGGGACAGGTGACCTGATCATCGTACGGGACACACACCCCTTAGGGTTCCTTACCTTCCTACACAGACACACCAGCACACAGGACCAG TTTGACTTGCCGTTCGTGGACGTCCACCGAGTGAAGGCAGTACGCTTTTCTCTCCCTAccggagaagaggaggacagggatgaagagcgggagagagtgaatgatggagggatgacagaggaaggaaagagaccAAGCCGAAGCGGTTCCCACAAGCACCtggtagaaagaggagaggagcgagggcaGAAAGACTTCCTGTGTGGTTTGTGCTGCAGTAAGGCTCCTGCAGTGTCTGTGTGGAACTGTGACGGAGAGATACTGCCTCACACTGAGATCTCCTGCAAGTAA